The region TGATGATGGTTTATCTGCTTTAAATCTTTTAAAATTTGCTGATTCTGCTATGTATAAAGCAAAAGATGAGGGAAGAAACAACTATCAGTACTACAACTCAAGCATGACTGAACTTGCATTTGAGAGAGTTGTTATGGAGACAAGTTTAAGAATGGCATTGAAAAATAAAGAGTTTGTAGTTTTTTATCAACCTCAAATCAATGGAGCTACAGATAAACTTATAGGCATGGAAGCATTGGTTAGATGGCAGCATCCAACAATGGGATTAGTTTCACCGATTAAGTTTATATCTCTTGCAGAGTCAACAGGACTTATAGTTGAGTTGGGTAGATATGTAATGAAAACAGCTATGACTCAAGTAGCTAATTGGTATAAAAGTGGATTAAATCCAGGTATTCTTGCTATAAATTTAACTATTCAGCAACTAAAACAAGATGATTTTGTTTATGTGTTACAAAACTTAATAAAAGAAACTGGCTGTAAAGCAGAGTGGCTAGAACTAGAAGTAACTGAAGGTCAAATTATGACCAATCCTGATGAAGCTATAAAAATATTAGAACAAATTAGTGATATGGGAATAGAGTTGGCAATTGATGATTTTGGAACAGGTTATTCATCTTTGGCATATCTTAGAAGACTACCTATAGATAAACTAAAAATAGATCAAGCTTTTATACGAAACTTACCAGATGATGAAGAAGACTCAGCCATCGCAAAAGCGATTATAGCACTTGGGCAAAGTTTATATTTAAAAGTAATAGCTGAGGGTGTTGAAACAAAAGCACAAAAAGATTTTGTAGTTGAGAATGGATGTGAGAATATTCAAGGATACTTTTATTCCAAACCATTACCTGCTAGTGAATTAGAAGTATTATTGAACAATGGTTTTGATAGATAGTTTAAAAAGTTTTTTATTGTTTTAGGCTTATTCAAGTGGACATTTACATATTTTTTATTTTTAACTTGACTCATATGTTATAATCCGATAAAAAAGTATTGATATGTCTGCTAAAATTTTACTTTTCATCTTACTTTCTACATTTTTGTATGCAAGTTCTAGCTTAAAAGAGACCTATTATGTAAATTCTGATGATATATATATTTCACATATTATCGCAGATGCTCCCAGAAACAAGCAAATATATAAAATTGAACCTGGAAAATATACAAAAAAAGTAAAGTCCAAAGAGCTTATAAATATACTTAAAAAAAATGGATATAGAAACTTTTTGGCTCAAAACAGATATGTAACATTTATAAAAAAAAGCCCCATTGACACCTCAAAAATAGTCTCTTATATTAAAAAACATTATACAAACAAGTATGAACATATAGATATAAAAAAAATAACAGTAGAAGCTAGAGGTTACATAGATTCTCTACCAAAAGAGTACACCATAAATTTAAGAAGTAAAGATTACCTCTCAAGAGATGGCATAGTAAGCATAACAACTCCTGATAATAAAAAAAGTTTTCTAAATTATGATGTTAGTGCGAATGTTCAGGTTTATTTTACTAAAAGTAAAATCAAAAAAGATACTCCACTATCAGTTTTAAATACTGTAAAAA is a window of uncultured Sulfurimonas sp. DNA encoding:
- the flgA gene encoding flagellar basal body P-ring formation chaperone FlgA, whose translation is MSAKILLFILLSTFLYASSSLKETYYVNSDDIYISHIIADAPRNKQIYKIEPGKYTKKVKSKELINILKKNGYRNFLAQNRYVTFIKKSPIDTSKIVSYIKKHYTNKYEHIDIKKITVEARGYIDSLPKEYTINLRSKDYLSRDGIVSITTPDNKKSFLNYDVSANVQVYFTKSKIKKDTPLSVLNTVKKSIILDKFMAKPIQNIDATALESKHHMKKNKIITVRNVETLSLVKQNSNVNVSLNSNNMSISFSAKALQDGKYGDQIVVQKDDGTRLKVRVVGKNRVEIK